From Juglans regia cultivar Chandler chromosome 6, Walnut 2.0, whole genome shotgun sequence, the proteins below share one genomic window:
- the LOC108992114 gene encoding amino acid permease 6-like produces MAREMQKNSMFIEHDPESYHDNRDIRKNLDDDGRAKRTGTWLTASAHIITAVIGSGVLSLAWAIAQLGWVAGPAVLMTFSFITYFTSTLLADCYRSPDPVTGKRNYTYMDVVRANLGGRKVQLCGLAQYVNLIGVTIGYTITASISMVAVRRSNCFHKNGHDVKCHTSNYPFMIIFACIQIVLSQIPNFHKLSWLSILAAIMSFAYSSIGLGLSVAKASSGGEHVRTTLTGVTVGVDVSSGQEKVWRTFQAIGDIAFAYAYSTVLIEIQDTLRSSPPENKAMKRATCVGVSTTTVFYVLCGCVGYAAFGNDAPGNFLTGFGFYEPFWLIDLANVCIAIHLIGAYQVFCQPIFGFVERWSHKQWPENKFITSEYAIEIPFCGAYFVNSFRLVWRTAYVIVTAVIAMTFPFFNDFLGLLGAASFWPLTVYFPIEMYIAQSKLQKFSFTWMWLKILSWACLIVSIVAAAGSVQGLAQDLKKYKPFQSEQ; encoded by the exons ATGGCTAGGGAGATGCAGAAGAACAGCATGTTCATAGAACATGACCCAGAATCATATCATGACAACCGTGATATTCGGAAGAACCTTGACGATGATGGCCGAGCCAAAAGAACAG GGACATGGCTCACCGCAAGTGCCCATATCATTACTGCTGTAATTGGGTCGGGAGTGCTATCTTTGGCATGGGCAATAGCACAGTTGGGTTGGGTTGCCGGACCTGCTGTTCTCATGACTTTCTCCTTCATCACCTATTTCACTTCCACCCTTCTGGCCGACTGCTACAGGTCTCCGGACCCCGTCACCGGAAAGAGAAACTACACCTACATGGATGTTGTGAGAGCAAATTTAG GAGGTAGAAAGGTTCAGCTGTGCGGGTTGGCTCAGTATGTTAATCTTATAGGGGTTACCATCGGTTACACGATCACTGCATCTATCAGCATGGT GGCTGTCAGGAGGTCGAATTGTTTTCACAAAAATGGGCACGATGTGAAGTGCCATACATCAAACTACCCTTTCATGATCATCTTTGCCTGCATACAAATAGTGCTCAGCCAAATACCAAACTTTCACAAGCTCTCATGGCTCTCAATCCTTGCAGCCATAATGTCCTTCGCCTATTCCTCCATAGGCCTCGGCCTCTCCGTTGCAAAAGCTTCAtctg gtGGGGAACATGTCCGGACAACCTTAACAGGAGTCACGGTTGGGGTTGACGTGTCATCAGGACAAGAGAAAGTTTGGAGGACCTTCCAAGCCATCGGTGACATAGCTTTCGCTTATGCTTACTCCACCGTTCTCATCGAGATACAG GACACACTGAGATCAAGCCCACCAGAGAACAAAGCCATGAAGAGGGCAACTTGTGTTGGTGTATCAACCACCACAGTGTTCTATGTCCTATGTGGGTGCGTTGGTTATGCAGCATTTGGAAATGATGCACCTGGGAATTTCCTCACTGGCTTTGGATTCTATGAACCTTTTTGGCTAATCGACTTGGCTAATGTTTGCATTGCTATACATCTCATTGGTGCTTACCAG GTTTTCTGTCAGCCCATATTTGGGTTCGTAGAGAGGTGGAGCCACAAACAGTGGCCTGAAAACAAGTTCATAACCAGTGAGTATGCAATCGAAATTCCATTCTGTGGTGCATATTTTGTCAACTCCTTCAGGTTGGTGTGGAGAACAGCATATGTTATAGTCACAGCAGTGATAGCCATGACATTTCCATTCTTCAATGACTTCTTGGGTCTGCTTGGAGCAGCCTCCTTTTGGCCATTGACAGTGTATTTCCCCATTGAGATGTACATTGCTCAGTCCAAATTGCAGAAGTTTTCCTTCACTTGGATGTGGCTGAAGATATTGAGCTGGGCTTGTTTGATAGTATCCATTGTTGCTGCTGCTGGATCTGTTCAAGGCTTGGCTCAGGATCTCAAGAAGTACAAACCCTTCCAATCTGAGCAATAG